A window of the Thermoleophilia bacterium SCSIO 60948 genome harbors these coding sequences:
- a CDS encoding alpha-ketoacid dehydrogenase subunit beta has translation MSATGASNGSGDQLVFRDAIRDALDEELERDEKVIFFGEDVAKPGGVFAVTGGLYDKYGPDRVFDTPISELALAGAAFGAAATGLRPVFEIMFGDFMALPMDSLVNQAAKLWYVSNEQGSAPLVVRSAVGAGGRFGAMHSQNHGTWFQGIPGIKIVAPSSPREAKGLLKAAIRDPNPVIFLEHKRLYSVKGERPPEGEVLPIGEAAVAREGSDLTIVSISKGVRDALQAADTLEGDGLDPEVIDLRSLRPLDVESVLRSIEKTNRVVMYEEGPRTGGWATGLLGAVTEHGLHDLDDAWVVATDETPVPYSPTLEDAFLPSAETLVESVRERLGTGIGTRA, from the coding sequence ATGAGCGCCACGGGCGCGTCGAACGGCTCCGGCGATCAGCTCGTCTTCCGCGACGCGATCCGCGACGCGCTCGACGAGGAGCTCGAGCGCGACGAGAAGGTCATTTTCTTCGGCGAGGACGTCGCCAAGCCCGGCGGCGTGTTCGCGGTCACGGGCGGCCTCTACGACAAGTACGGGCCCGATCGCGTCTTCGACACGCCGATCTCCGAGCTCGCGCTGGCGGGCGCCGCGTTCGGCGCCGCTGCGACCGGGCTGCGGCCGGTGTTCGAGATCATGTTCGGCGACTTCATGGCGCTGCCGATGGACTCGCTCGTAAATCAGGCGGCGAAGCTCTGGTACGTCTCTAACGAGCAGGGCTCGGCGCCGCTGGTGGTCCGCTCCGCCGTCGGCGCGGGCGGTCGCTTCGGGGCGATGCATTCGCAGAACCACGGCACCTGGTTCCAGGGGATCCCGGGGATCAAGATCGTCGCGCCGAGCTCGCCGCGCGAGGCCAAGGGGCTGCTGAAGGCCGCGATCCGCGACCCGAACCCGGTCATCTTCCTCGAGCACAAGCGGCTCTACTCGGTCAAGGGCGAGCGCCCGCCCGAGGGCGAGGTCCTGCCGATCGGCGAGGCCGCGGTGGCGCGCGAGGGCTCCGACCTGACGATCGTCTCGATCTCGAAGGGGGTCCGCGACGCGCTGCAGGCCGCCGACACGCTCGAGGGCGACGGCCTCGACCCCGAGGTCATCGACCTGCGCTCGCTGCGCCCGCTCGACGTCGAGTCCGTCCTGCGCTCGATCGAGAAGACCAATCGCGTCGTCATGTACGAGGAGGGGCCGCGAACCGGCGGCTGGGCGACCGGACTGCTCGGCGCGGTGACCGAGCACGGCCTGCACGACCTCGACGATGCCTGGGTCGTCGCGACCGACGAGACGCCGGTGCCCTACAGCCCGACGCTCGAGGACGCCTTCCTGCCGTCGGCGGAGACGCTCGTCGAGTCGGTCCGCGAGCGCCTCGGGACCGGGATCGGGACCCGAGCGTGA